The following proteins are encoded in a genomic region of Hyla sarda isolate aHylSar1 chromosome 3, aHylSar1.hap1, whole genome shotgun sequence:
- the SGPP2 gene encoding sphingosine-1-phosphate phosphatase 2 isoform X2, with protein MYVGQASKDLLKWPRPSSPPVVKLETRVEAEYGMPSTHAIAATAISFTFLLAAMERYQFPFVLGFVAALCLSTLVSLSRLYTGMHTVLDVICGALIALLFIALTFPLWDAVDHLILTNPIFPVLVVVAGFLLSYNYPKLDHYSTTRADTTVILGVGAGTCVGVWIINLIGLTYMPSGVLPLPLPPLSYPLLFKQLLRFILGVTLLVLTRYIAKTLSLKALGSWYKVSTQDVLVRQRLEIEVPYKFVTYTSIGLVATSVVPWIYYLVKL; from the exons ATGTACGTAGGTCAAGCTTCTAAAGATCTTTTAAAGTGGCCTCGTCCGTCCTCTCCTCCAGTGGTGAAGCTTGAGACTAGAGTAGAAGCTGAGTACGGCATGCCATCCACACACGCCATTGCCGCCACTGCaatctccttcactttcctgttgGCTGCCATGGAACGATACCAG TTTCCCTTTGTGCTTGGATTTGTGGCTGCTCTTTGCCTCTCTACCCTAGTGTCCCTCAGCCGGCTGTATACAGGGATGCACACAGTGCTG gATGTGATCTGTGGCGCTCTGATCGCCCTGCTGTTTATAGCATTGACTTTTCCACTGTGGGATGCAGTTGATCATCTGATTCTGACCAACCCAATATTTCCTGTACTTGTTGTTgttgctggtttccttctgagcTACAACTACCCAAAGTTGGATCACTACAGCACTACGCGAGCAGATACCACTGTTATACTGGGTGTGGGTGCAGGGACCTGTGTAGGTGTTTGGATCATCAATTTGATAGGACTGACTTATATGCCTTCTGGCGTGCTCCCGCTCCCCTTACCTCCGCTTTCCTATCCTTTGCTGTTTAAGCAGCTGCTGAGGTTTATTCTTGGTGTTACACTCTTGGTACTAACTCGATACATTGCTAAGACACTGTCTCTCAAAGCTCTAGGTTCATGGTACAAAGTCTCAACGCAGGATGTACTGGTTAGGCAAAGGCTGGAGATTGAGGTTCCCTATAAATTTGTGACTTATACATCCATTGGTTTGGTTGCCACATCAGTTGTTCCTTGGATCTATTATCTGGTAAAATTATAA